From the genome of Flavobacterium luteolum, one region includes:
- the aspS gene encoding aspartate--tRNA ligase: MYRSHNCGELNASNINTEVTLAGWVQKSRDKGFMNWVDLRDRYGITQLIFDESRTDKTVFELAKTLGREFVIQVKGTVIEREAKNKNIPTGEIEILVSELTILNSALTPPFTIEDETDGGEDIRMKYRYLDIRRNPVKNSLLFRHKVAMEVRKYLSDLDFCEVETPYLIKSTPEGARDFVVPSRMNEGQFYALPQSPQTFKQLLMVGGMDKYFQIVKCFRDEDLRADRQPEFTQIDCEMAFVEQEDILNVFEGLTRHLLKEIKGIEVDKFPRITYDYAMKTYGNDKPDIRFGMKFGELNEFAQHKEFPVFNAAELVVGIAVPGAGNYTRKEIDGLIDWVKRPQVGASGMVYVKCNEDGTYKSSVDKFYDNDDLANWAKATEANPGDMIFVLSGPANKTRSQLSALRMELATRLGLRNPEEFAPLWVVDFPLLELDEESGRYHAMHHPFTSPKPEDMALLETEPGKVRANAYDMVLNGNEIGGGSIRIHDKATQQLMFKYLGFTEEEAKAQFGFLMDAFQFGAPPHGGLAFGLDRLVAILGGQETIRDFIAFPKNNSGRDVMIDAPAAIDDAQLKELRIKVDIA; encoded by the coding sequence ATGTATAGAAGTCATAATTGTGGCGAATTAAACGCTTCAAATATTAATACCGAAGTTACACTTGCGGGCTGGGTTCAAAAATCGCGTGATAAAGGATTTATGAATTGGGTCGATTTACGCGACCGTTATGGAATTACACAACTTATTTTCGACGAAAGTCGTACCGATAAAACCGTTTTTGAATTGGCGAAAACTCTTGGACGTGAATTTGTAATTCAGGTAAAAGGAACTGTTATCGAGCGTGAAGCTAAAAACAAAAATATTCCAACGGGTGAAATCGAAATTTTAGTTTCTGAATTAACAATTTTAAACTCTGCATTAACTCCTCCATTTACAATTGAAGATGAAACTGACGGTGGAGAAGATATCAGAATGAAATACCGTTATTTGGACATCAGAAGAAATCCAGTAAAAAACAGTTTATTGTTCCGTCATAAAGTAGCAATGGAAGTTCGTAAATATCTATCTGATTTAGATTTCTGCGAAGTTGAAACGCCTTACTTAATCAAATCGACTCCAGAAGGAGCGAGAGATTTCGTTGTACCAAGCCGTATGAACGAAGGACAGTTTTATGCGCTGCCACAATCTCCACAAACTTTCAAACAATTATTGATGGTTGGTGGAATGGATAAATATTTCCAGATCGTGAAATGTTTCCGTGACGAAGATTTACGTGCAGACCGTCAGCCAGAGTTTACTCAGATTGACTGCGAAATGGCATTTGTGGAGCAAGAAGATATTTTAAATGTTTTTGAAGGATTGACAAGACATTTATTAAAAGAAATTAAAGGTATTGAAGTAGACAAATTCCCAAGAATTACCTACGACTATGCTATGAAAACATACGGAAACGACAAACCGGACATTCGTTTCGGAATGAAGTTTGGAGAATTAAACGAATTTGCACAACACAAAGAATTCCCTGTATTCAATGCAGCTGAATTAGTTGTCGGAATCGCTGTTCCTGGAGCTGGAAATTACACTCGTAAAGAAATCGATGGATTAATTGACTGGGTAAAACGCCCACAAGTTGGAGCGTCGGGAATGGTTTATGTAAAATGTAACGAAGACGGAACATACAAATCATCTGTAGATAAATTCTACGATAATGATGATTTGGCAAATTGGGCAAAAGCAACAGAAGCAAATCCTGGAGATATGATTTTTGTACTTTCGGGTCCTGCAAACAAAACACGTTCACAGCTTTCTGCTTTACGTATGGAATTAGCAACTCGTTTAGGATTACGTAATCCTGAAGAATTTGCTCCGTTATGGGTTGTAGATTTCCCATTATTGGAATTAGATGAAGAAAGCGGCCGTTATCATGCAATGCACCACCCATTTACTTCTCCAAAACCAGAAGACATGGCGTTATTGGAAACAGAACCAGGAAAAGTTCGTGCAAATGCATACGATATGGTTTTAAACGGAAACGAAATTGGCGGTGGTTCTATTCGTATCCACGATAAAGCTACGCAACAATTAATGTTCAAATATCTAGGATTTACCGAAGAAGAAGCAAAAGCACAATTTGGATTCTTAATGGATGCGTTCCAGTTTGGAGCGCCGCCACACGGTGGTTTAGCTTTTGGTTTGGATAGATTAGTTGCTATTTTAGGAGGTCAGGAAACGATTAGAGATTTTATTGCATTCCCTAAAAACAATTCAGGACGCGATGTTATGATCGATGCGCCTGCTGCAATTGATGATGCACAATTAAAAGAACTTCGAATTAAAGTCGATATTGCTTAA
- a CDS encoding TlpA family protein disulfide reductase, with protein sequence MKKLFVAGLVLFNALNVIGQSKNSVKFTAKIANRNSDTLVIKGRDNFRQVIPIDKKEIFAATFDAPQGFYVFSDGTESSNLYLKPNSEVNLTLDAKEFDETIVYKGKGVDESNFMAQQSLRNEKLEEAFSKEPAEFTKILEAKEKADNESLNKGTFDPQFVTAMQSSFKNFHEFSLRNYESAYKASKMVGKASPDFDYENFKGGKTKLADLKGKYVYIDLWATWCAPCRAEIPYLQKIEEKYHGKNIEFVSISIDKAKDNEKWKKFVTDKKLGGVQLFADKDWESEFVVNYGVTGIPRFILVDPKGNIVKSDAPRPSDPELDKQLSALLN encoded by the coding sequence ATGAAAAAACTTTTTGTTGCAGGTTTAGTGCTTTTTAATGCTTTAAATGTCATTGGTCAAAGCAAAAATTCAGTAAAGTTTACAGCTAAAATCGCCAATAGAAATAGCGATACTTTGGTTATTAAAGGAAGAGATAATTTCAGGCAAGTAATTCCAATTGATAAAAAAGAAATTTTTGCTGCAACTTTTGATGCGCCTCAGGGATTTTATGTGTTTTCTGACGGAACAGAGTCTTCTAATCTATATTTAAAACCAAATTCTGAAGTTAATCTAACATTGGATGCAAAAGAATTTGATGAAACTATTGTATACAAAGGAAAAGGTGTTGATGAAAGTAATTTTATGGCGCAACAATCTTTAAGAAATGAAAAACTTGAAGAAGCTTTTTCTAAAGAACCAGCGGAGTTTACTAAAATATTGGAAGCTAAAGAAAAAGCAGACAATGAAAGTTTGAATAAAGGAACTTTTGATCCGCAATTTGTAACCGCAATGCAAAGTAGTTTTAAAAATTTTCATGAATTTTCACTTAGAAATTATGAAAGCGCCTATAAGGCAAGTAAAATGGTTGGGAAAGCTTCTCCAGATTTTGACTATGAGAATTTTAAGGGAGGAAAAACAAAACTGGCAGATTTAAAAGGAAAGTATGTTTACATTGATCTTTGGGCAACTTGGTGTGCGCCTTGTAGAGCCGAAATCCCGTATCTCCAAAAGATTGAAGAAAAATACCATGGAAAAAATATTGAATTTGTAAGCATCTCTATTGATAAAGCAAAAGATAATGAAAAATGGAAAAAGTTTGTAACTGATAAAAAATTAGGCGGAGTTCAATTATTTGCTGATAAAGACTGGGAATCTGAGTTTGTTGTTAACTATGGTGTAACAGGAATTCCGAGATTTATCCTTGTAGATCCGAAGGGCAACATTGTAAAATCGGATGCACCTAGACCTTCTGATCCTGAGTTGGATAAACAGTTAAGTGCATTATTGAACTAA
- a CDS encoding toxin-antitoxin system YwqK family antitoxin yields the protein MKKSVILAAILFSGIVVAQEGKPELEAAGNKVKATYYYENGKVQQEGFFKDGKLDGVWVSYDEKGNKKAVGEYADGVKTGNWIFFNENSLSEVAYVDNKVSSVKNLQKNALANRN from the coding sequence ATGAAAAAGAGTGTAATTTTAGCTGCAATATTGTTCTCTGGAATTGTAGTTGCACAAGAAGGAAAGCCTGAATTAGAAGCTGCTGGAAACAAGGTAAAAGCAACCTATTACTATGAAAATGGTAAAGTGCAGCAAGAAGGCTTTTTTAAAGACGGTAAATTAGACGGTGTTTGGGTATCTTATGACGAAAAAGGAAATAAAAAAGCCGTTGGAGAATACGCAGACGGAGTTAAAACTGGAAATTGGATTTTCTTTAATGAAAACAGTTTAAGCGAAGTTGCTTATGTAGATAACAAAGTAAGCTCGGTTAAAAATTTACAGAAAAACGCTTTAGCAAACAGAAATTAA
- a CDS encoding PepSY-associated TM helix domain-containing protein codes for MGFKTKIRFLHKWLGLISGLIVFIVCITGCIFCFHDEIKDITRKEWRFVEPQNKPFLLPSQLQEKAKEAVPENKASMVAYYGKNRSAIVYTYSDTENLYLYFNPYTGQYLKTENPKTDFFIIVEYIHLYLLLPDYIGKHIIGGATIIFILLLISGIIQWWPKRKSDIKRSFTIKWNAKWRRVNYDWHNTTGFYISIIALILAITGLTFTYEWVGDGIYKSFNLGGDKAAETKTPVIDTTAFKINSVSAIDKAFAQTLKLQPKAEMFFVMIPQQKDAIVSTGAYPHALRYDQQNNYYFHPSSGKLLQSQPFDKKSLGLQIVEMNYGIHTGQVLDLPGKIIAFIVSLIAAALPVSGFIIWFGRNRKSKKAKA; via the coding sequence ATGGGATTCAAAACGAAAATACGTTTTCTGCATAAATGGCTCGGATTAATTTCTGGGCTTATTGTTTTTATTGTCTGTATTACAGGATGTATTTTCTGTTTTCATGATGAAATAAAAGACATAACAAGAAAAGAATGGCGTTTTGTAGAACCTCAAAATAAACCTTTTCTATTACCATCTCAATTGCAGGAAAAAGCAAAAGAAGCTGTTCCAGAAAACAAGGCCAGTATGGTTGCTTATTATGGAAAAAATAGATCGGCAATTGTTTATACGTATTCCGATACTGAAAATTTATATCTCTATTTTAATCCATACACAGGCCAATATTTAAAAACTGAAAATCCAAAAACTGATTTTTTCATTATTGTTGAATATATTCATTTGTATCTTCTTCTACCCGATTATATCGGAAAACACATTATTGGCGGAGCAACCATAATTTTTATTCTTTTATTGATTTCTGGAATTATACAATGGTGGCCAAAACGAAAAAGCGATATTAAAAGAAGTTTCACCATTAAATGGAATGCGAAATGGCGCCGTGTCAATTACGACTGGCATAATACAACCGGGTTTTATATTTCTATAATAGCTTTAATTTTAGCTATAACCGGACTTACTTTTACTTATGAATGGGTTGGTGACGGAATTTATAAATCTTTCAATTTGGGTGGAGACAAAGCAGCCGAGACAAAAACACCTGTGATTGATACCACCGCATTCAAAATAAATTCGGTTTCAGCAATTGACAAAGCGTTTGCTCAAACTCTAAAATTACAGCCAAAAGCAGAAATGTTCTTTGTAATGATTCCACAGCAAAAAGATGCTATTGTTAGTACAGGAGCTTATCCGCATGCATTGCGGTACGATCAGCAGAATAATTATTATTTTCATCCGTCAAGCGGAAAATTACTCCAAAGCCAGCCTTTTGATAAAAAAAGCCTAGGACTGCAAATTGTCGAAATGAATTATGGAATACACACAGGTCAAGTATTAGATCTTCCAGGGAAAATTATAGCTTTTATAGTAAGTCTAATTGCCGCCGCACTTCCTGTAAGCGGATTTATAATTTGGTTTGGAAGAAACCGAAAATCCAAAAAAGCAAAAGCATAA
- a CDS encoding TonB-dependent receptor, with the protein MRGKFAVALIGLCFILFAQTSVFAQQKTVIKGTITTVNNEPLENVSVQLRGTKIGALTDSQGLYEIKNISEGSYTLRVSALGHTSKEKKIIVSGEPEIIENFNISTNTEELEEVFIKGNINKYNKSESPFVSKMQIKNLENSQVYSVVPKSLMRDQLVINQDDALKNVPGLYQLWAATGKVGDGGSYFASRGFVTQSLLRDGIAGKITNSVDAANLERIESIKGPSATLFGSILTSYGGLINRVTKKPTETFRGDISYQSGSYGLNRLSADFNTPLNDDKTALLRINAAYNDANTFQDYGKNRSYFFAPSFLYKINDKLNISIDAELSTVNSSSPAFTYIPYGQTPKSINLYNAKDIARDWKRSFTGGEFMMNTKTANVFAQAHYQINENWKSQTIFSSSANQSDGPQAWFYLLGNNKMSRNAWNMVGKDNIVEFQQNFNGQTELFGMKHQLLFGGDILRSETNSSLGYLGGDPNNPFKTDYDIVDYSAANSNYYNFNPNNIEPLFVNGYQYRTITSLTTYSLYAADVINITDQLILSVALRFDHYKNNGTYDPSTNINSGAFSQNAFSPKLGLVYQIIKDKVSVFGNYQNSFKNIGYLFANVNGNPELKQFDPEKANQFEAGLKLNIIQDKLSANLSYYNIDVKNIVRAGQVVNTNVQDGNQTSKGFEVEVTANPFSGLNFIFGYANNDSKLNNANADVNGLRPETAGPENLINYWVSYSLQTSKLRGLGFGIGGNYGSETFVYNRNPTGSGNPADVETFVLPSYSIVNATLYYDQPKYRLSLKVDNLTDELYFNGYTTVNVQAPRTFMGSITYKF; encoded by the coding sequence ATGAGAGGGAAATTTGCAGTAGCATTAATTGGTCTTTGCTTTATATTATTTGCACAAACATCGGTTTTCGCGCAACAAAAAACAGTTATTAAAGGAACTATTACAACTGTAAATAATGAGCCTTTAGAAAATGTTTCAGTACAATTAAGAGGAACTAAAATCGGTGCTCTTACAGACAGTCAAGGTTTATACGAAATAAAAAATATTAGCGAGGGAAGCTATACGCTACGAGTTTCGGCACTTGGCCATACCTCAAAAGAAAAGAAAATTATTGTTAGCGGTGAACCCGAAATTATTGAAAACTTTAATATTTCTACTAATACAGAAGAGCTTGAAGAGGTTTTCATTAAAGGAAACATCAATAAATACAACAAATCTGAGAGTCCTTTTGTCTCAAAAATGCAGATTAAAAATCTCGAAAACTCACAAGTTTATAGTGTTGTTCCAAAAAGTTTAATGAGAGATCAATTGGTGATTAACCAAGATGATGCTTTAAAAAATGTACCGGGATTATATCAGCTTTGGGCTGCAACAGGAAAAGTTGGCGACGGAGGTTCTTATTTTGCTTCTCGCGGATTTGTAACGCAAAGTTTATTAAGAGACGGAATCGCCGGAAAAATCACAAACAGTGTTGATGCTGCCAACCTAGAAAGAATTGAAAGCATAAAAGGACCTTCAGCAACACTTTTTGGAAGCATCTTAACTTCTTATGGTGGATTAATTAATCGAGTTACCAAAAAACCTACAGAAACTTTTAGAGGTGATATTAGCTATCAATCTGGAAGTTATGGATTAAACCGATTATCAGCAGATTTTAATACTCCTTTAAATGACGATAAAACGGCGCTACTAAGAATAAATGCAGCTTACAACGATGCAAATACGTTTCAGGACTACGGAAAAAACAGAAGCTACTTTTTTGCTCCTTCTTTTTTATATAAAATAAATGACAAACTGAATATTTCTATTGATGCAGAATTGTCAACAGTTAATTCATCGTCACCAGCATTTACTTATATTCCGTACGGACAAACTCCAAAAAGCATCAATTTATACAATGCCAAAGATATTGCCAGAGATTGGAAAAGATCTTTTACAGGTGGCGAATTCATGATGAATACCAAAACTGCGAATGTTTTTGCGCAAGCTCATTATCAAATCAATGAAAACTGGAAATCTCAAACTATTTTCAGTTCAAGCGCCAATCAATCAGACGGACCTCAAGCTTGGTTTTATTTATTAGGAAACAACAAAATGTCTAGAAATGCCTGGAATATGGTTGGAAAAGACAATATTGTTGAATTTCAACAAAACTTTAATGGCCAGACTGAGCTTTTTGGAATGAAACATCAATTGCTTTTTGGAGGCGATATTTTGAGATCTGAAACCAACAGCAGTCTTGGATATCTTGGCGGAGACCCAAATAATCCGTTCAAAACAGATTATGATATTGTAGATTATTCTGCAGCAAATTCTAATTATTACAATTTCAACCCAAACAATATTGAGCCATTATTTGTAAACGGTTATCAATACAGAACCATTACTTCTTTGACAACGTACAGCTTATATGCTGCAGATGTCATCAATATTACAGATCAGTTAATTTTGTCAGTTGCTTTACGTTTTGATCATTATAAAAACAACGGAACTTACGATCCTTCAACCAATATTAATTCGGGTGCTTTTTCGCAAAATGCCTTTTCACCAAAATTGGGACTTGTTTACCAAATTATAAAAGACAAAGTTTCTGTTTTTGGAAACTATCAAAATAGCTTTAAAAACATTGGCTACTTATTTGCAAACGTAAACGGAAATCCAGAATTAAAGCAATTTGATCCTGAAAAAGCAAATCAGTTTGAAGCTGGTTTGAAATTAAATATCATACAAGATAAATTAAGTGCTAATTTAAGTTATTACAATATTGACGTAAAAAATATTGTTCGTGCTGGACAAGTGGTTAACACAAATGTTCAAGACGGAAACCAGACAAGCAAAGGTTTTGAAGTTGAAGTTACTGCAAACCCATTTTCTGGTTTAAACTTTATTTTTGGATATGCTAACAACGATAGCAAGCTAAACAATGCAAATGCAGATGTCAATGGTTTAAGACCTGAAACAGCTGGTCCTGAAAACTTAATTAATTACTGGGTTAGCTACAGCCTTCAGACTTCTAAATTAAGAGGCTTAGGTTTTGGTATTGGAGGAAATTACGGTAGTGAAACTTTTGTTTACAATAGAAACCCAACCGGTTCAGGAAATCCTGCAGATGTTGAAACTTTCGTCTTACCATCATATTCGATCGTAAACGCTACATTATATTATGATCAGCCAAAATACAGACTATCTTTAAAAGTAGATAACCTTACAGACGAACTTTATTTTAATGGTTATACAACTGTAAATGTGCAAGCTCCAAGAACTTTTATGGGAAGTATAACTTACAAATTTTAA
- a CDS encoding PepSY-associated TM helix domain-containing protein, producing the protein MNNRHYNIYFHTHTVSGIVISVVLFVIFFAGSFSFFRDEIINWERSESTAITREIQLDYNNALQYLDKKYVLHGRNITISKPSVENRVAVYMEGTKDTLAPKKQQAGEFFYLDNKNYKTYTYQESYSLGELLYRLHFLAQIPYPAGYYLAGFTALFFLFAIITGVLLHWNKIVSNFYMFRPKEKLKTLWTDAHTALGMIGLPFQFVYAVTGAFFMIKLLIVAPAVMALYKGDQDKLYKELEYTDPDYKFENKKLANPFTINELVAKTKKNWADFEITRVFIQNYGDANMHVLVEGELLSHKKFTGIGKIVYRIADGKEIAKKDPVLHTSYLDVVKNVLYRIHFGDYGGYALKIVSFILGIITCFVIISGVMIWLVARQKNNMPEKKRRFNNAVVRIYLAICLSMYPITALAFIGSKIFYPLSQSNLYALYFGGWLVLTIFFIIKKNDAFTNKFCLISGSILGFLIPVTNGIVSGDWFWNSFMQNKFQIFFIDVFWIFLAAISLYTAYHLKPKKTN; encoded by the coding sequence ATGAATAACCGTCATTACAATATCTATTTTCACACACATACTGTCAGCGGCATCGTTATCAGTGTAGTTCTTTTTGTAATTTTCTTTGCTGGGTCTTTTTCTTTTTTTAGAGATGAAATCATCAATTGGGAAAGAAGTGAATCTACAGCAATCACAAGAGAAATTCAATTAGATTATAATAACGCACTACAGTATTTGGACAAAAAATACGTTTTGCACGGAAGAAATATTACCATTTCTAAACCTTCAGTAGAAAATAGGGTTGCTGTATATATGGAAGGAACCAAAGACACATTGGCTCCAAAAAAACAACAGGCGGGCGAGTTTTTTTATTTAGACAACAAAAACTACAAAACCTATACGTATCAAGAATCTTATTCGTTAGGCGAACTCTTATATCGCCTACATTTTCTGGCGCAGATTCCTTATCCTGCAGGATATTATTTGGCGGGATTTACAGCTTTGTTCTTTCTTTTTGCAATCATAACAGGAGTTTTATTGCATTGGAACAAAATCGTGTCTAACTTTTACATGTTCCGTCCAAAAGAAAAATTAAAAACACTTTGGACAGATGCACATACTGCTTTAGGAATGATTGGCTTGCCTTTCCAATTTGTATATGCGGTTACAGGAGCATTTTTTATGATTAAGCTTTTAATTGTAGCACCGGCTGTAATGGCTTTGTACAAAGGAGATCAAGATAAATTATATAAGGAGTTAGAATACACTGACCCTGATTATAAGTTTGAAAATAAAAAACTGGCAAATCCATTTACTATTAATGAACTGGTTGCTAAAACCAAAAAAAACTGGGCTGATTTTGAAATCACTCGTGTTTTTATCCAAAATTATGGAGATGCCAATATGCATGTTTTGGTAGAAGGTGAGCTTTTGAGTCATAAAAAATTTACTGGAATAGGGAAAATAGTTTACCGTATTGCAGACGGAAAAGAAATTGCTAAAAAAGATCCTGTTTTACATACCAGCTATTTAGATGTTGTAAAAAATGTTTTGTACCGAATACATTTTGGCGATTATGGCGGATATGCATTGAAAATCGTAAGTTTCATTTTAGGAATTATAACTTGTTTTGTCATTATTTCTGGAGTTATGATTTGGCTTGTTGCCCGACAAAAAAACAATATGCCAGAAAAGAAAAGACGCTTCAATAATGCTGTTGTTCGCATTTATCTAGCGATTTGCTTAAGCATGTATCCAATTACAGCACTGGCTTTTATCGGAAGCAAAATTTTCTACCCTTTAAGTCAGTCTAATTTGTATGCGCTTTATTTTGGAGGATGGTTGGTGCTTACCATATTCTTTATCATTAAAAAGAATGACGCTTTTACCAATAAATTCTGCCTGATTTCAGGAAGTATTTTAGGATTCTTAATTCCAGTTACCAACGGAATCGTTTCTGGAGATTGGTTTTGGAATTCTTTTATGCAAAACAAATTTCAGATTTTCTTTATCGATGTTTTCTGGATTTTTCTGGCAGCAATTTCATTATATACCGCTTATCATTTAAAGCCTAAGAAAACAAATTAG
- a CDS encoding TonB-dependent receptor gives MKLKFTISLLTLCFVLLTGTSVWAQEKATIKGQISSDSGTADNISVALKGTKIGTNTDNKGNYEIKNLKPGTYIIRVSAVGFTSKEKSITLNSGDELIENFSITSNSEQLSEIVINGNGRKNPLARKENQQVSRLPLKNLENPQVYTTITGELLKEQVVTNIDDALKNAPGLSPLWASTGRGGDGAGYFSLRGFAVQPTMTNGLPALNNGSIDPANIDKIEVIKGPSGTLFGSSLISYGGLINLTTKKPYDHFGGEVSYTAGSYGLNRVTADINTPVDEEHKINFRVNTAYHTENSFQDAGFRKSFFFAPSLSYQVSDRLSFFINTEFMNNKQTNPTMLFLDRGAPLRVHNMDELGYDNKRSYTSNELAIETPSYSLQGQMNYKISDQWTSQTVLSRGSSKSEGYYTYLYEGTQYAPAEVNQGIVLGRSMNYQDTTTLTTDIQQNFIGDFKIGSLRNRIVVGLDYFNRGQVDNGSGYVSNGRVYIGNLDVATVNQYVFNITDPAKYITNGDSGVLTKAGSDKLLAEASANNNKTKQEVISAYASDVINITPALSAMASLRVDRFMTAGDVTTNVDDFNQTSFSPKFGLVYQPIIDKVSIFANYMDGFTNTAPTTDTGLNGVVIPRTFKPEHANQFEIGTKLNVLKDKVYATFSYYDIKVTDQVYTVYGSTPEGVPTQTSYQDGEQRNKGFEAEIVANPVTGLNIVAGYSYVDAILNAGDPSFVGNRPESSGPRNTANFWASYKFSEGDLQGFGLGFGGNYADKNLIMNRNVVGQFTIPSYTVLNSSIFYGTEKFTLTLKLDNIANADTYDGWSTIHPKNMRSLSANFSYRF, from the coding sequence ATGAAATTAAAATTTACGATTTCGCTCTTAACTTTATGCTTTGTTCTTCTTACAGGAACATCTGTTTGGGCACAGGAGAAAGCGACAATAAAAGGTCAGATTAGTTCAGATAGCGGAACTGCAGATAATATATCTGTTGCTTTAAAAGGAACAAAAATTGGAACAAACACAGACAACAAAGGTAACTACGAAATAAAGAACCTTAAACCTGGAACTTATATCATTAGAGTCTCGGCAGTTGGATTTACATCTAAAGAAAAAAGCATTACGCTTAATAGTGGAGACGAATTAATTGAAAATTTCAGTATTACCTCAAACTCTGAGCAGTTAAGCGAAATTGTAATTAACGGAAACGGCAGAAAAAACCCGTTAGCTCGTAAAGAAAATCAACAAGTATCAAGATTACCGCTTAAAAATCTTGAAAACCCACAAGTTTATACTACAATTACTGGTGAACTTTTAAAAGAGCAAGTAGTGACGAATATTGATGATGCACTTAAAAATGCACCTGGATTATCTCCTCTTTGGGCTTCTACTGGACGCGGCGGCGACGGTGCAGGATATTTCTCTCTAAGAGGATTTGCCGTGCAACCAACAATGACAAATGGATTACCGGCTTTGAATAACGGAAGTATCGATCCTGCAAATATTGACAAAATTGAAGTTATTAAAGGACCTTCTGGAACCTTATTTGGAAGTAGTTTAATTTCTTACGGAGGTTTAATCAACTTAACTACTAAAAAGCCTTACGACCATTTTGGCGGAGAGGTGAGCTATACAGCAGGAAGCTATGGGTTAAACCGTGTAACTGCAGACATTAATACTCCTGTAGACGAAGAGCACAAAATTAATTTTAGAGTTAATACTGCTTACCATACAGAAAACAGCTTTCAAGATGCTGGTTTCAGAAAATCATTTTTCTTTGCTCCATCTTTATCTTACCAAGTGAGCGACAGACTTTCGTTCTTTATTAATACTGAATTCATGAACAACAAACAGACCAATCCTACTATGTTGTTTTTAGACAGAGGTGCCCCACTAAGAGTTCATAATATGGATGAATTGGGTTATGATAACAAACGTTCTTATACAAGTAACGAACTTGCAATTGAAACTCCTTCATACTCTCTTCAAGGGCAAATGAATTACAAAATCTCTGACCAATGGACTTCTCAAACAGTTTTATCTAGAGGGTCATCTAAATCTGAAGGCTATTATACTTATTTGTATGAAGGAACACAATATGCACCTGCAGAGGTAAATCAAGGGATTGTTTTGGGACGTTCAATGAATTACCAAGATACAACAACTTTAACAACAGATATTCAACAAAACTTTATTGGCGATTTTAAAATCGGAAGCTTAAGAAACAGAATTGTTGTTGGTTTAGATTACTTTAATAGAGGTCAAGTTGATAATGGTTCTGGATACGTATCAAATGGAAGAGTTTATATCGGAAACTTAGATGTAGCAACTGTAAACCAATACGTATTTAATATAACAGATCCTGCAAAATATATTACAAATGGTGACAGTGGTGTCCTAACAAAAGCTGGTTCTGACAAACTTTTAGCAGAAGCTAGTGCAAACAATAACAAAACAAAACAAGAAGTTATTAGTGCTTATGCCTCAGATGTAATCAATATTACTCCTGCGTTATCTGCAATGGCAAGTTTACGTGTAGACCGTTTTATGACTGCTGGCGACGTTACTACAAATGTTGATGATTTTAATCAAACTTCTTTTTCACCAAAATTTGGTCTAGTTTATCAGCCAATTATTGACAAAGTTTCGATTTTTGCCAACTACATGGATGGTTTTACGAATACAGCGCCAACAACTGATACCGGTTTAAATGGCGTAGTTATTCCAAGAACTTTCAAACCAGAACACGCTAACCAATTTGAAATTGGAACTAAATTAAATGTTCTTAAAGATAAAGTTTACGCAACATTTAGCTATTATGACATCAAAGTAACAGATCAGGTTTATACTGTTTATGGTTCTACACCTGAAGGAGTACCAACTCAAACTTCTTACCAAGATGGAGAACAAAGAAACAAAGGTTTTGAAGCAGAAATCGTTGCAAATCCAGTTACTGGTTTAAACATTGTTGCTGGTTATAGCTATGTAGACGCTATCTTAAATGCTGGAGATCCTTCGTTCGTAGGAAACAGACCTGAGAGTTCAGGGCCAAGAAACACAGCAAACTTTTGGGCAAGTTACAAATTCTCTGAAGGAGATTTACAAGGATTTGGTTTAGGTTTTGGTGGAAACTATGCTGACAAGAACTTAATCATGAACAGGAATGTTGTTGGACAGTTTACAATTCCATCTTACACTGTTTTAAATTCTTCTATTTTTTACGGAACAGAGAAATTTACATTGACATTAAAATTAGACAATATTGCTAATGCTGACACTTACGATGGTTGGTCAACAATTCATCCAAAAAATATGAGAAGCTTATCTGCAAACTTTTCATACAGATTCTAA